In a genomic window of Sutcliffiella sp. FSL R7-0096:
- a CDS encoding acetyl-CoA C-acetyltransferase: MKEAVIVAGARTPVGRSRKGSLATVRPDDLGALVVKETLKRAGNYDGPIDDLIFGCAMPEAEQGLNMARNIGGLAGLPSSVPAITINRYCSSGLQTIAYAAERIMLGHSESIIAGGAESMSMVPMVGHTVRPNARLVDSAPEYYMGMGHTAEQVATKYGVSREDQDAFAVRSHERAARAIQEGKFVDEIVPVDVTLRKVGANNKLQESTFTFSQDEGVRAGTSMEVLSKLRPAFNVKGSVTAGNSSQTSDGAASVLVMERERAEALGLKPIAKFRSFAVGGVPPEVMGIGPVVAIPKALKLAGLELSDIGLLELNEAFASQAIQVMRELGLDEDKVNVNGGAIALGHPLGCTGSKLTLTLLHEMQRRNEQFGIVSMCIGGGMGAAGVFELLA; this comes from the coding sequence TTGAAAGAAGCGGTTATTGTTGCTGGTGCAAGAACACCAGTCGGAAGATCAAGAAAAGGATCACTAGCTACAGTTCGACCAGATGATCTAGGGGCATTAGTAGTAAAAGAAACATTAAAACGAGCAGGCAATTATGATGGTCCAATCGATGACCTGATTTTTGGATGTGCGATGCCAGAAGCGGAACAAGGGCTGAACATGGCTAGAAATATCGGAGGTTTGGCTGGACTTCCATCAAGTGTACCTGCGATTACCATCAATCGATATTGTTCTTCAGGCTTGCAAACTATTGCGTATGCGGCAGAACGAATCATGCTTGGACACTCTGAATCCATCATCGCTGGTGGAGCAGAATCCATGAGCATGGTCCCAATGGTGGGTCATACAGTTCGACCGAATGCAAGACTAGTGGATTCGGCACCAGAATACTACATGGGAATGGGCCATACGGCAGAACAGGTGGCAACAAAGTACGGTGTTAGCCGTGAAGACCAGGATGCATTCGCTGTTCGCAGTCATGAACGTGCCGCAAGAGCAATTCAAGAAGGTAAATTTGTTGATGAAATCGTACCAGTTGATGTAACGCTTCGTAAGGTTGGAGCTAACAACAAGTTGCAAGAATCCACTTTCACATTCAGCCAAGATGAAGGAGTTAGAGCTGGAACATCAATGGAAGTATTGAGTAAACTTCGTCCGGCATTCAATGTTAAAGGTTCGGTAACAGCCGGAAATTCTTCTCAAACAAGTGACGGAGCAGCATCTGTCCTTGTTATGGAAAGAGAAAGAGCGGAAGCCTTGGGGTTAAAACCTATCGCTAAGTTCAGATCCTTTGCCGTAGGTGGCGTACCACCGGAAGTAATGGGTATCGGCCCGGTAGTTGCAATACCCAAAGCTCTAAAGCTTGCAGGCTTGGAACTTTCTGATATCGGCTTACTTGAATTGAACGAAGCATTTGCTTCCCAAGCAATCCAGGTCATGCGCGAATTGGGTCTTGATGAAGACAAAGTGAACGTGAACGGTGGAGCAATCGCCCTAGGACACCCACTTGGATGCACAGGATCCAAACTGACCCTGACCCTCCTACACGAAATGCAACGCCGCAATGAACAGTTCGGTATCGTCAGCATGTGTATCGGCGGCGGAATGGGTGCCGCAGGCGTATTCGAGCTACTGGCTTAA
- a CDS encoding Crp/Fnr family transcriptional regulator yields MTEKLSKELKEFLFTSFEKKLAVKKGAYLFQEGMVASDIYLVLNGNFKISKVTPDGQELTLRLCSKEDLVGELTLFCPGAIYMLSARSMDDKGEVLVIPKLELERKLAENGQLALEFMKWMSLHFRKTQTKFRDLVLNGRKGALYSTLIRMSNSYGVLKEEGIFIDLPLTNQELANYCGTSREVVNRMLSELKKKGSISVDRGKITIHDLNFLKQEIHCENCPDELCRID; encoded by the coding sequence ATGACGGAAAAGTTATCAAAAGAACTAAAAGAATTTTTGTTCACTTCTTTTGAAAAGAAATTAGCTGTCAAAAAGGGAGCTTATTTATTTCAGGAGGGCATGGTGGCTTCCGACATTTATCTGGTATTGAATGGAAACTTTAAAATAAGTAAGGTGACACCTGATGGCCAGGAACTTACTTTACGGCTTTGCAGCAAGGAAGATCTAGTCGGGGAACTGACATTATTTTGTCCAGGTGCAATCTATATGCTCAGTGCAAGATCGATGGATGATAAAGGGGAAGTGCTTGTTATCCCAAAGTTGGAATTGGAACGGAAACTCGCGGAAAACGGCCAACTTGCTTTGGAGTTTATGAAATGGATGAGCCTACACTTCCGGAAAACGCAGACGAAGTTCCGGGATCTTGTTCTTAATGGTCGAAAAGGGGCACTTTATTCCACATTGATACGAATGTCGAATAGCTATGGTGTGCTAAAAGAAGAAGGTATTTTTATCGACCTTCCATTAACCAATCAGGAGCTTGCAAACTATTGTGGTACCTCTCGGGAAGTGGTGAACAGGATGCTTTCGGAGTTGAAAAAGAAAGGGTCGATATCAGTTGATAGGGGTAAAATCACCATTCATGACTTGAATTTTTTGAAGCAAGAAATACATTGCGAGAATTGTCCTGATGAGTTGTGCCGGATAGATTAG
- a CDS encoding YuzL family protein gives MAKMKKQPSHAAKSAASVKGNAGPTVEMDYSGKKTSNNQQYGKHNMQD, from the coding sequence ATGGCAAAAATGAAAAAACAACCTTCTCATGCTGCAAAAAGTGCGGCAAGTGTAAAAGGAAACGCTGGTCCTACCGTGGAAATGGACTATAGCGGGAAAAAAACGAGCAACAATCAGCAGTACGGGAAACATAACATGCAAGACTGA
- the gcvH gene encoding glycine cleavage system protein GcvH has product MSTPKDLRYSEEHEWVKVEGETVRIGITHFAQSELGDIVFVELPEVGDEISADEPFGSVESVKTVSELYAPISGKVVEVNEDLNDSPEYVNESPYEKAWMIVVEPTDAGEVDKLMTAEQYEEMTKED; this is encoded by the coding sequence ATGAGCACACCTAAAGATTTACGTTATTCCGAAGAGCATGAATGGGTAAAAGTTGAAGGGGAAACAGTTCGAATTGGAATTACACACTTTGCACAATCCGAACTTGGAGATATCGTGTTTGTAGAGCTTCCTGAAGTTGGAGACGAAATTTCTGCAGATGAGCCTTTTGGAAGTGTAGAATCCGTTAAAACGGTATCTGAACTTTACGCTCCAATCAGCGGTAAAGTAGTGGAAGTCAACGAAGACTTAAATGACAGCCCTGAGTACGTTAACGAATCACCATATGAAAAAGCTTGGATGATTGTGGTGGAACCTACAGATGCTGGCGAAGTAGACAAATTAATGACTGCTGAGCAATATGAGGAAATGACAAAAGAAGACTAA
- a CDS encoding arsenate reductase family protein yields the protein MAVTFYWYPKCGTCRNAKKWLEANGVAVEEVHIVENPPSREKLEELYKKSGLELKKFFNTSGMKYRELGLKDKVKTASEDELLDILATDGMLIKRPITTDGSKVTVGFNEKQFEETWK from the coding sequence ATGGCAGTAACGTTTTATTGGTATCCTAAATGTGGCACATGCCGCAATGCAAAAAAGTGGTTGGAAGCGAATGGTGTAGCAGTAGAAGAAGTACATATTGTCGAAAATCCACCATCACGTGAAAAGCTGGAGGAGCTTTATAAAAAAAGCGGCCTTGAACTCAAGAAATTCTTTAATACAAGTGGCATGAAATATCGTGAGCTAGGATTAAAGGATAAAGTAAAAACAGCCTCTGAAGATGAGTTGCTTGATATTCTTGCCACAGACGGCATGTTGATTAAGCGTCCCATTACAACAGATGGCAGCAAAGTAACAGTTGGATTTAACGAAAAGCAGTTTGAAGAAACATGGAAATAG
- a CDS encoding YusG family protein codes for MTLDNKRLDITDRVNGKLTDQGFELFVERESIGQVMFTEHGNQFSLKNGYEQEGSKIFQQVQVPSEKDAKYVDCDYENGWC; via the coding sequence ATGACATTGGATAACAAAAGATTGGATATCACCGATCGAGTTAATGGTAAATTAACGGATCAAGGTTTTGAGCTTTTTGTAGAGCGCGAATCCATCGGGCAAGTAATGTTTACCGAACATGGAAACCAATTCAGTTTAAAAAACGGCTATGAACAAGAAGGAAGCAAGATCTTCCAACAAGTTCAAGTGCCTTCCGAAAAAGATGCGAAATATGTAGATTGCGACTACGAAAATGGATGGTGTTAA
- a CDS encoding acyl-CoA dehydrogenase family protein: MSNTLENIIKGGSFLLDDIAAEKVFTPEDFSDEHKLIAKTTEEFVVNEVVPNLEEIEHHNFDISVKLLKEAGELGLLGADVQEEYGGFGLDKISSSLITEKFSRAGGFSLSYGAHVGIGSLPIVLFGNEDQKQKYLPKLSSGEMLAAYALTEPGSGSDALGAKTTAKLNDEGTHYVLNGEKQWITNAGFADVFVVYAKVDGEHFSAFIVERDFGGVSTGPEEKKMGIKGSSTRTLILEDALVPKENLLGEIGRGHVIAFNILNIGRYKLAVGTVGGSKRGIELAATYANQRQQFKTPIAKFSLIQEKLANMATKTYATESSVYRTVGLFEDSMGRLTKEEEKDPNAVAKAVAEYAIECSLNKVFGSETLDYVVDEAVQIHGGYGFMAEYEVERMYRDSRINRIFEGTNEINRLLVPGTYLRKALKGELPLIQKAQSLQEELMMLMPEEVGDGVLEQEKYLVKNAKKIAILMTGLVAQKYGKALEREQELLVNIADIISNVYSMESAVLRTEKAIAKSGEDKNKLKVLYTQVFCQEAFNQIEADARETLVAAESGDSLRMMISALRKFTRHTPINVVAKKREIAAVVLDAQKYTV; this comes from the coding sequence ATGTCAAACACATTAGAAAATATAATCAAAGGCGGAAGCTTCCTACTTGACGATATCGCCGCAGAAAAAGTCTTCACACCAGAGGACTTCTCAGACGAGCACAAACTAATTGCCAAAACAACAGAAGAATTCGTCGTAAACGAAGTAGTACCAAACCTAGAAGAAATCGAACACCACAACTTCGATATCTCCGTAAAACTTTTAAAAGAAGCAGGAGAACTTGGCTTATTAGGAGCAGACGTACAAGAAGAGTACGGCGGATTCGGACTTGATAAAATCAGTTCATCCTTGATCACTGAAAAATTCTCAAGAGCTGGAGGATTCTCCTTATCCTACGGAGCACACGTTGGAATCGGATCCCTTCCTATCGTTCTCTTCGGGAATGAAGACCAAAAGCAAAAATACCTTCCAAAACTGTCTTCCGGTGAAATGCTTGCAGCTTACGCATTAACAGAGCCGGGTTCTGGATCGGATGCACTTGGTGCGAAAACGACTGCTAAGCTGAATGACGAAGGAACGCACTATGTATTGAATGGTGAAAAACAATGGATCACCAATGCAGGCTTTGCTGATGTATTCGTTGTCTATGCAAAAGTCGATGGGGAGCACTTTTCTGCATTCATCGTAGAGCGCGACTTTGGTGGCGTATCCACTGGACCGGAAGAAAAGAAAATGGGGATTAAAGGATCTTCCACGCGTACCTTGATCCTAGAAGATGCATTAGTACCAAAAGAAAACCTACTGGGTGAAATCGGCCGCGGCCACGTTATCGCATTTAACATTCTCAACATCGGACGCTACAAATTGGCTGTTGGAACAGTAGGTGGATCTAAACGTGGAATTGAACTTGCAGCAACGTATGCAAACCAACGTCAGCAATTCAAAACTCCAATCGCAAAATTCTCCCTTATCCAAGAGAAGCTTGCAAACATGGCTACAAAAACATATGCAACGGAAAGCTCCGTTTACCGCACAGTCGGTCTTTTTGAAGACAGCATGGGCCGCCTGACGAAAGAAGAAGAGAAAGACCCAAATGCAGTGGCAAAAGCAGTAGCTGAATATGCAATCGAGTGTTCTTTGAATAAGGTATTCGGTTCTGAAACGCTTGACTATGTAGTGGATGAAGCAGTTCAAATACATGGTGGATATGGCTTTATGGCAGAGTACGAAGTAGAAAGAATGTACCGCGATTCCCGTATCAACCGTATCTTTGAGGGAACAAACGAGATCAATCGCTTGTTGGTTCCAGGAACCTATCTGCGTAAAGCATTAAAAGGCGAGCTTCCACTTATCCAAAAAGCGCAAAGCCTACAAGAAGAGTTAATGATGCTTATGCCGGAAGAAGTAGGCGATGGCGTATTGGAGCAAGAGAAATATCTTGTGAAGAACGCGAAGAAAATTGCCATCCTTATGACTGGCCTGGTCGCGCAAAAATACGGAAAAGCCTTGGAAAGAGAGCAAGAATTGCTTGTTAACATCGCGGACATCATCAGCAATGTTTATTCCATGGAATCAGCTGTTCTACGTACAGAAAAAGCGATTGCAAAATCAGGTGAAGACAAAAACAAATTAAAAGTCCTTTACACGCAAGTGTTCTGTCAAGAGGCATTCAACCAGATCGAAGCAGATGCAAGGGAAACATTAGTAGCTGCCGAAAGTGGAGATTCGCTTCGCATGATGATTTCTGCATTACGTAAATTCACTCGCCACACACCAATCAATGTAGTGGCAAAGAAGCGAGAAATTGCCGCTGTCGTATTGGATGCTCAAAAATACACAGTATAA
- a CDS encoding thioredoxin family protein → MKDWTKNELVNEINQDQLTVVYFYTPMCGTCQVAKRMMDVTKELFPEFTFGMLDVNYIQDLAMQWEIESVPCLMIFKNGEIKEKIYAFRSVEYLYGLFKEYDGK, encoded by the coding sequence ATGAAAGATTGGACGAAGAATGAACTAGTAAACGAAATTAACCAAGACCAACTGACTGTGGTCTATTTTTACACCCCCATGTGTGGAACGTGTCAGGTTGCCAAGCGCATGATGGATGTGACAAAAGAACTTTTCCCAGAGTTTACATTCGGAATGCTGGATGTGAATTATATACAGGATCTAGCCATGCAATGGGAAATTGAAAGTGTCCCTTGTTTGATGATTTTCAAAAATGGAGAAATAAAAGAAAAAATATATGCTTTCCGTTCTGTGGAGTATTTGTATGGTCTCTTTAAGGAGTATGACGGGAAGTGA
- a CDS encoding toprim domain-containing protein, translated as MDFIYEEKIIIVEGKSDKKRIQEVINEPVHIICTNGTISVTKLDELIEDIMDKEVYILVDADSSGEKLRKLFKREFPEAEHLYIDKMYREVASAPHHHIATVLLSANIDIHAQYL; from the coding sequence ATGGATTTTATATATGAGGAAAAGATCATCATTGTCGAGGGGAAATCAGATAAAAAACGCATACAGGAAGTCATCAATGAACCGGTTCATATAATATGCACCAATGGTACCATCAGCGTCACCAAGTTAGATGAATTGATAGAGGATATCATGGATAAAGAAGTTTATATCCTGGTGGATGCTGACAGTTCAGGTGAAAAACTCCGTAAGCTGTTCAAAAGGGAGTTTCCCGAAGCGGAACATCTCTATATTGATAAAATGTATCGAGAAGTGGCCTCTGCGCCACACCACCATATAGCAACGGTGTTGTTAAGTGCCAACATAGATATTCATGCACAGTACTTGTAA
- a CDS encoding 3-hydroxyacyl-CoA dehydrogenase NAD-binding domain-containing protein: MKQSIKKAAVIGSGVMGSGIAAHLANVGIPTILLDIVPNKLSSEEEQKGLTLSDKAIRNKFTNTALQKLLKQKPAPLTSKSNLALIEAGNLEDDMEKIADCDWVIEVIVENLEIKKRLFEKVDAHRKPGSIISSNTSGISIEAMAEGRSEDFKKNFLGTHFFNPPRYLKLLEVIPTKATNPEVVSFIKSFGEDVLGKGIVLAKDTPNFIANRIGTYGLLVTVNEMLEGGYSVGEVDSVTGPAIGRPKSATFRTLDVVGLDTFIHVANNVYEKVEGKEQEVFRIPDFMNKMKEKGWLGSKSGQGFFLKQGKEILELNPETLEYNARKKLKTPALEMSKQAKGYSNKMKALVYADDRAGNLIWSILAPVLSYSAELLGEIADDIVAIDQAMKWGFGWDHGPFETWDAIGLEESVMKMKEDGIPVPKWVDEMLASGHRTFYKKDGGTTLFYDNGTYTALEVNPKVVHLKTLKETKGVIKKNSGASLIDLGDDVALLEFQSPNNAIGLDIIQMVNYALEEVDKNYKGLVIGNQGKNFCVGANLAMILMEAQDDNYFEIDMVVKHFQQAMMKIKYSSKPVVAAPFGMTLGGGTEICLPTSQLQASSETYMGLVEVGVGLIPGGGGNKELYIKHLNSMPQGLEYDLQKVANKVFEQIATAKVSTSAAEARDLHLLNNKDQISFNGDHLIHDAKQAVTSLYDAGYTAPVRRKVPVVGETGYATLMLGAHNMHYSGFISEHDLKIAKKLAHVIAGGNVPFGTEVDEQYLLDLEREAFLSLVGEAKSQQRMQHMLVKGKPLRN, encoded by the coding sequence ATGAAACAAAGTATTAAAAAGGCTGCTGTAATTGGATCTGGGGTTATGGGATCCGGCATTGCCGCACACTTAGCAAACGTTGGCATTCCTACAATCTTGTTAGATATCGTTCCTAACAAATTATCGAGTGAAGAAGAACAAAAAGGCTTAACACTCTCTGATAAAGCAATCCGAAACAAATTTACAAATACAGCTTTACAAAAATTATTAAAGCAAAAACCAGCTCCACTTACATCCAAATCCAACCTTGCTCTAATTGAAGCAGGAAACCTAGAAGACGATATGGAAAAGATTGCAGATTGTGACTGGGTAATTGAAGTAATCGTCGAGAACCTGGAAATCAAAAAGCGACTTTTCGAAAAGGTAGACGCACACCGCAAGCCTGGAAGCATCATCAGCTCCAACACATCCGGTATTTCCATTGAAGCGATGGCAGAAGGACGCTCCGAAGATTTCAAAAAGAATTTCCTTGGAACACACTTCTTTAATCCACCACGTTACTTGAAATTGCTAGAAGTGATACCGACAAAAGCTACGAACCCGGAAGTCGTGAGCTTCATCAAATCTTTTGGTGAAGATGTTTTAGGAAAAGGGATCGTACTTGCAAAGGATACGCCAAACTTCATTGCCAACCGCATCGGAACATATGGATTACTTGTAACGGTGAACGAAATGCTCGAGGGCGGCTATAGCGTCGGTGAAGTGGACTCTGTTACAGGTCCTGCAATCGGCAGACCGAAGAGTGCAACCTTCCGTACACTTGATGTTGTTGGGTTGGACACATTCATCCATGTAGCCAACAATGTGTATGAAAAAGTGGAAGGCAAGGAACAAGAAGTATTCCGAATTCCTGACTTCATGAACAAGATGAAGGAAAAAGGTTGGTTGGGCTCCAAGTCCGGTCAAGGCTTCTTCCTAAAACAAGGAAAAGAGATTTTGGAACTTAACCCAGAAACATTGGAATATAACGCACGTAAAAAGTTGAAAACTCCTGCGCTTGAAATGAGCAAACAAGCAAAAGGCTATAGCAACAAAATGAAAGCGCTTGTATATGCCGACGATCGAGCAGGAAATCTGATCTGGAGTATTCTTGCACCGGTATTAAGCTATTCTGCCGAGTTACTTGGTGAAATCGCCGATGATATCGTGGCAATCGACCAAGCAATGAAATGGGGCTTCGGTTGGGACCATGGACCATTTGAAACATGGGATGCCATCGGTCTGGAAGAGTCGGTCATGAAAATGAAAGAAGACGGAATTCCGGTTCCAAAATGGGTCGACGAAATGTTAGCCAGCGGCCACCGTACTTTTTACAAAAAAGATGGCGGAACAACCCTCTTCTATGATAACGGGACATACACTGCCCTTGAAGTAAATCCAAAAGTAGTCCACTTGAAAACACTGAAAGAAACAAAGGGTGTGATCAAGAAAAACTCAGGAGCAAGCTTAATCGACCTTGGGGACGATGTGGCATTACTTGAATTCCAATCACCGAACAATGCGATTGGGCTCGATATTATCCAGATGGTGAATTACGCGCTTGAGGAAGTGGATAAGAACTACAAAGGGCTTGTGATCGGAAATCAAGGCAAGAACTTCTGTGTAGGGGCAAACCTTGCCATGATCCTTATGGAAGCGCAAGACGATAATTATTTTGAAATAGACATGGTTGTAAAGCACTTCCAACAAGCCATGATGAAAATAAAATACAGCTCCAAACCGGTTGTCGCAGCGCCATTTGGCATGACACTTGGTGGTGGAACAGAAATCTGCTTGCCAACTAGCCAACTGCAGGCATCCAGTGAAACGTATATGGGTCTTGTAGAAGTTGGAGTAGGATTGATCCCTGGTGGAGGTGGAAATAAAGAGCTATATATCAAGCATTTAAACAGCATGCCACAAGGACTTGAATATGACCTGCAAAAGGTTGCGAACAAAGTATTCGAACAAATTGCGACGGCAAAAGTCTCCACTTCCGCAGCTGAAGCAAGAGATCTTCACCTGCTGAACAATAAAGATCAAATCAGCTTCAACGGCGACCACTTAATCCATGACGCGAAGCAGGCGGTAACAAGTCTCTATGATGCAGGTTACACAGCGCCTGTTCGCAGGAAAGTCCCTGTGGTTGGGGAAACAGGCTATGCAACTTTAATGCTTGGAGCACACAATATGCACTATTCCGGATTCATTTCCGAACACGACTTAAAGATTGCCAAAAAGCTTGCACATGTTATCGCGGGTGGAAATGTACCGTTCGGAACGGAAGTGGATGAACAGTACCTACTCGATCTTGAGCGAGAAGCATTCCTAAGCCTAGTTGGTGAAGCAAAATCCCAACAACGCATGCAACACATGCTAGTAAAAGGAAAACCATTGCGTAACTAA